Proteins from a single region of Nomascus leucogenys isolate Asia chromosome 2, Asia_NLE_v1, whole genome shotgun sequence:
- the DDX28 gene encoding probable ATP-dependent RNA helicase DDX28, whose translation MALTRPVRLFSLVARLLLTPRRGLTVRSPEEPLPVVRIPVALQRQLEQRQSRRRNLPRPVLVRPGPLLVSARRPELNQPARLTLGRWERAPLASQGWKSRRARRDHFSIERAQQEAPAVRKLSSKGSFADLGLEPRVLHALQEAAPEVVQPTTVQSSTIPPLLRGRHVLCAAETGSGKTLSYLLPLLQRLLGQPSLDSLRIPAPRGLVLVPSRELAQQVRAVAQPLGRSLGLLVRDLEGGHGMRRIRLQLSRQPSADVLVATPGALWKALKSRLISLEQLSFLVLDEADTLLDESFLELVDYILEKSHIAEGPADLEDPFNPKAQLVLVGATFPEGVGQLLNKVASPDAVTSITSSKLHYIMPHVKQTFLRLKGADKVAELVHILKHHDRAERTGPSGTVLVFCNSSSTVNWLGYILDDHKIQHLRLQGQMPALMRVGIFQSFQKSSRDILLCTDIASRGLDSTGVELVINYDFPPTLQDYIHRAGRVGRVGSEVPGTVISFVTHPWDVSLVQKIELAARRRRSLPGLASSVKEPLPQQPDFDKSD comes from the coding sequence ATGGCTCTAACGCGGCCGGTGCGGCTCTTTTCTCTCGTGGCTCGGTTGCTCCTGACGCCCCGACGAGGCCTCACGGTCCGCAGTCCCGAGGAACCCCTGCCGGTGGTGCGCATCCCAGTGGCTCTACAGCGGCAGTTGGAACAGCGGCAGAGCAGGCGTCGGAACCTCCCGAGGCCGGTGCTGGTTCGACCCGGACCGCTGCTGGTTTCGGCGCGGCGGCCGGAGTTGAACCAGCCGGCGCGCCTCACATTGGGCCGTTGGGAGCGCGCGCCGCTAGCCTCTCAAGGCTGGAAGAGTCGACGCGCGCGTCGGGACCACTTCTCCATCGAGCGCGCGCAACAGGAGGCGCCAGCGGTGCGAAAGCTGTCGTCTAAGGGCAGCTTTGCTGACCTGGGCCTGGAGCCCCGTGTGCTGCACGCACTACAGGAGGCTGCGCCTGAAGTCGTTCAGCCCACAACCGTGCAGTCTAGCACCATCCCCCCACTACTTCGCGGCCGCCACGTCCTTTGCGCCGCAGAAACCGGCAGTGGCAAGACTCTCAGCTACCTCCTGCCGCTGCTTCAACGGCTCTTGGGCCAGCCAAGCCTGGACTCCCTTCGTATCCCCGCGCCCCGAGGCCTGGTCCTTGTTCCTTCCCGAGAATTGGCCCAACAGGTGCGGGCTGTGGCCCAACCCTTGGGCCGCTCCTTGGGCCTGCTGGTGCGGGACCTGGAGGGAGGCCACGGCATGCGTAGGATCAGGCTGCAACTGTCCAGACAACCTTCAGCAGATGTGCTTGTGGCCACTCCAGGGGCTCTGTGGAAGGCCCTGAAAAGTCGACTGATCAGTCTGGAGCAACTCTCCTTCTTGGTGTTGGATGAGGCAGACACACTGCTGGATGAAAGCTTCCTGGAACTGGTGGACTACATCTTAGAGAAGAGCCACATAGCAGAAGGCCCAGCTGACTTGGAAGACCCCTTCAATCCCAAAGCTCAGTTAGTGCTGGTAGGAGCCACATTTCCCGAAGGTGTAGGCCAGTTGCTGAATAAAGTCGCCAGCCCAGATGCTGTCACCTCCATCACCAGCTCCAAGCTCCACTATATCATGCCTCATGTGAAACAGACATTTCTGAGACTGAAGGGAGCAGATAAGGTGGCCGAGCTGGTGCACATCCTCAAGCATCATGACAGAGCAGAAAGGACTGGCCCCTCAGGAACTGTTCTGGTGTTTTGTAATAGCTCCAGCACTGTGAACTGGCTGGGATATATTCTGGATGACCACAAAATCCAACACCTAAGGTTGCAGGGGCAAATGCCAGCCTTGATGAGAGTAGGAATCTTCCAGTCCTTCCAGAAGAGCTCCCGAGACATACTTCTCTGCACAGACATAGCCTCTCGGGGCCTGGACAGCACTGGTGTGGAGCTGGTTATCAATTACGATTTCCCCCCAACGCTGCAAGATTACATCCACAGAGCAGGGAGAGTGGGCCGTGTGGGGAGCGAGGTTCCAGGCACCGTCATCAGTTTTGTGACCCATCCCTGGGATGTGAGCCTGGTTCAGAAGATTGAGCTGGCGGCTCGCCGAAGGAGAAGTCTTCCAGGACTAGCATCCTCAGTGAAAGAGCCTTTGCCGCAGCAGCCTGATTTTGACAAATCTGATTAA